Genomic window (Nymphaea colorata isolate Beijing-Zhang1983 chromosome 1, ASM883128v2, whole genome shotgun sequence):
aaaaatctgttcGGTTGTATTTCAATTTTATGATATAAATCTATTTTTGGAATTGAGAGCACCAAATCTTCCTCAAAAACATGTTACCCTAAAAATGCCTTAGTATTTGCCAGAGTATTGGTCATTTTTTTTCGCTTTGCTAACCTGATTACTTGCCAAACCCTACTCATGAAATTAATAAATTATGTTTTGTGCGTCCTATTTCAtagatataatgtgcattatgcattcttttttattgaaaaacaagtttcaaATAACGAAACCCGAGGGGTAGCACACTAGATGGCAAGGTGGAAGGTACAAAAGGGGATCAAAGTTCGAAAATGCGGCCGTTGCCCCATCCATGTGTGCTCCGTTCCTGGACGCCACAAGGGTCCTAGAGCAAGCTCTGTGCCCCGGGGGTGGTTAAGTGGCTTCTCTTAGAGGCTGTGGAAAAAAGAAGATCCACTCAGcttaacgaaaaaaaaaaaagtttcaaataacCTAGTTTTCATACATATACGGTGACTTTAGTCCCTTCAAACGCAAACTGCTCACATTTTATGTTCCAACTACAATATTTAAAACGTTGATCTCAATCaaacaaatattcaatatgcATGCATGGTATGGTTACAACAGTAGAACCTTTAGTTTCAGCTCATATCGAAAGCAGATCCAtattatacatacacacatatatagaaaCTGAGAGGTGCTGCACATTTAGATTCTaaacaaatgaatgacattttcaatccttgatttttttccacAGGTAGACaagtaagagaaaaacaaagagaaagaagcaaTCATCTTCGTCGGTTAGTATTAGTTTACTTCGTTTCTCCTTGTTTTTAACTCAATTGTCGATttagaaaagatcaaagattgagattatttttttatctctttatgttttatatatatatatatatatatatatatatatatagagagagagagagagagagagagagggaggtaaGGTTGATTCTTCAACTGGTATGCCAGCCCAGACTCTTCCGGTTGTCGGCAagcaaaaccaaaataaatgcACGGGATTGGCGTGTGTGGAAGACCAGCGCCCCTGTTTTTAAGCATCATCTTGTCTCCTCCTCAGTTGCGTTACTCACCACCTTCGAATTAAACCCTCGCGTTGCAAACGATACATATATTTATGGCCTTGTCTGCCGACCACACTCCTTTCCACCACAGTTGTGAAATCAAATCTTCAAACTAAAATTAAGCAGAAGAACCACACTTCACTATGAACACTAATTTCTCGCGATGCATTGACGTTTGAGTTTGTGACATCTCTCTTATTTGAAGTCcatgataaattttatttttattcaacCACGTGAACAGTTTGCCCTGCTTATTTTTACTTTCGACTTACGATAGAACCTAAAATTCATATCAATTTTCTCACACTACGAAACAAACATAAGAAGCTAAATCTCACCAATTCTCAAGAATTTCCTTCAAGAAGCAGAAAATGTCGGCCAAGGGGGCAGTAGCTCAAATAAAagcttgagtttttttataaataggGGAAATTAATGAGCTGGAATGTGAATTTGGGTTTGGAACAGAGGCTGCTGCACCTATGATCCGGTATCCAAGCTGGTCTGGCTTGACCGACCAAGCCCTTTCACGTGGGCTCGAGCCCAGACCCATCCGATTAGCCAATGCctttgatcttctttttctaAACTTGCAATCATATTACACTTCAACTCCCTCAAGAAAACATGATTTGCAGAAACAACCGCAACTTCATCTTCTTACTCCATGCCATTCAAAATCttcctttttattattattaaactTGGCAGACTAGAACCTAAAAAATATCACCGGGGACAGGACCTACAGCCCCAATCCCAGCACATGCTATAAGGTCTAAAAAACTCGATTCGAACCATGAATAAAACCATGGTGGAATTGGAACCATGAATCGATTCATTTTACTAGGACTTCTAGCTAGAATCTGTCTTAATGGTACCAACTAACAAGCAAGATGAAGCTTAGAAAATCTTGGTTGAGAGGCATTAgctataaaatttaaaatttttaaaaaacaaagaaaaatctttaAAGTATCAATATTTAAATGTGGATTTTTTGTGAGTCCGTGTGGACAGTTAGCTTGCCTCTAGTACTAATAAGAGCGTCGTTATCAGATCAGTTCATATACGAGACCAGTTATGGAGGTTTGAAACAAAGGTTCGGGTCAATCCTGACCTACGGAGTGTGGCCGATCGTCCCAAAAACTTAAGGTGGCCACTGGTAAATATTCCTAAGCTTGGGTTCCATTCGAGAATTATGCCAAAACACAAGGCCCTTCTCCCGCttccactaaaaaaaaaaaaaaaaaacttctctttttttttttccgtccCTCGTGCTGACCGTACGGTCCCACACCGGCTTAGCTGGCGGCAGCAGGAGTACAGCTGGCGTCCGTACTCGGCCCGATACGCCAGCTACCGTCGCCGTTTGGGCGAGAGTTTTTGTCGAGAACTGTAGCCGCGAACGGGAGGGGGAGTTGGTGGGCCGACGACCTAAATTACCGGAGAGCCCTCCCTCTCAATTAGATCCCACAAGTTTGTCCTCCACttaaataatgaaaaggaaaaccctcCTCGGTTCGGTTCGGTTCGGTTGGACTAAAATGGATTTCTTTCTTAGAACCTGCTGGTAGTGGGGGAAGAAGTATGGTCTTTTTTTATAATAGAGAATCTTTAATAGTGCCGCCATTTtggttctcattttttaaaccGAACCATCAATTTCCGTAGAGATTATAAACGCTAAAATGATTTGATACAAGGTGACATCAGAGACGATGGACAATGACAAtgatcttttctctctctctctttttttttttaatactacCTAGAGTGAGAGAGATTATGATCTAAAATTAGAACTGAGCTGCCACAAGTTTGTCACTGTCAAGGCTATTTTGGCACTTTTTTTCCCTTGCTCATAAGATATCCGCGACTGCATAAGATCCGCCACTGCTTCGAGTTTTGAGTGAACTTGTGGTATATATGTCAAATAAAGTTATCAAATGATCGGACTCTCTCATCAGGCTACCAACCTAACTAACAATGCTATACACTCGCTTAAATACCCGATTCTATGACTAATCTCTAATTTCACCGTTCACTTAGTTTAAGTTTGATGTAGCCACcacataattttgaaaacagtcttaatataatttaatgaagtttttgatgAACAGGCGTAAGTAGTGGCCTAAACGAGACCTGATGATTCATTGTTaaatcaagcaaaaaaaaagccaGAAATGGCAAATAAATCAGCGTCGGTATTGCCAAATGGCCGTTCACATTTACGTCGCTGAAGCAGAGACCCCACGACGACtgttgaagaaggaaaaaaaaggaaaataacgaagaaaaataaagtgggtatttaagagaaagagagagggatgaTTTGgtcaaaggaaaggaaaatgcaaGAGGGGAGAAAAGAACAcgtaagaaggaaaaaggaagagagaggagagtgagagagggacaCATTAAATGCATACCCGCCCGCCTCACTGCCTCCTGTccccgactctccctctctctatctttccTTCCATtctggttctctttctttttgatgaTAACAGCATAGCAGCagagcgggagagagagagagcagttcACTGTGGGGATTTCTGTTATTTGGTTCCTGTTTCTGTGGCTTTCTGATTCGTTGAAGCATTTCGTCGAGCACTTCTCTTTTCAAAGGGCCGTGGCACTCGATCTGGTTGTCTGAATCGCATGGTTGGCTTGGTTTTCGACGAGTGGCGGATCGTGGGGATCATTGGGATGATGTGTTTATAGCGTTGAAGGGTGGACTAGCTCTCTCTTTGGGTTGAAGGCTCGGTCGCTCGTTTTGCTCCGGGGTTCTCGTTTCAGTTGTTGATGGGAAAGGTGGGGCTGGGAGTGGCGGCGGGGTGCGCGTTGGTGTCGTGCACGCTGGCGGCCATCCTGGTGAGCAGGCGGCTGAAGAGCAGGGCGAGATGGAATAGGGCGGTCAGCGTGCTGAGGGAGTTCGAGGACGAATGCTCGACGTCCATTGGACGGTTGAGGCAGGTGGTCGACGCCATGGCCGTCGAGATGCATGCTGGTTTGGCATCCGAGGGTGGTAGCAAGCTGAAGATGCTTCTTACCTTTGTGGATACTCTCCCCAGCGGGTCTGTGGAACCACTagcctctctctcactcactctccctctccctctctctttctctctctctgtctgtctctgcTTTGCTTTTAGCAGCTTGATGCTGATAGCTTTCGGGATTCCTTTAGGAGCGTTGCTTCAGATTTAAGCTTTGGTTGTGCGTCgtatttttgttctttcgtTTGTTTCCCATAGGTGTTTTGTAAAAGAGGGGGACATTTGTTTTTCACAATGGCCTTTTGCTATATATACGTTCGTTCTATGGTTTCTAATTAGTTTTTTGTCGGTTAGTCGTTTGAGAAATGGTCTAACTGAGATATTTATCTGtcgcaaaaggaaaaaaaaaagcaaaagactGTTAGCAGGATAATTTGGTGCGCTGTAGGTTCTTTAAGCACGATCTTTTCTGGACTTGAGATGTTGAATAGACGGCTGGTTCTATTGGTTTACATTCTCTTCTATTGAATATGGATTCCTTCAGTAATTAGTCGCATGTTGGTGTTTCCTTGTGGGTGAATGCCGGTAGATCGCGTAACTCTTGGTTCTCTCTTTGTTTCAGCCACGAGAAGGGAATCTATTACGCATTAGATTTAGGAGGAACTAATTTCAGGGTGCTAAGGGTCCAGCTCTCGGGAAAAAGGCAAAGAATTATAGACCATCACGTGGAGAAACAGGCGATTCCCCCTCATATAATGACTGGTACAAGTGAGGTAGCTGAATGGTTCTTTTCTTGCAGTTTGGAAAATATTGAAGGATATGATCTTCTTCCATTAATCGAATTACTTTTGTACGCTAATGAATTTCTCCATCCGTTTCATTCGTGGTCTTGAGCCTTTTTCTGGTCTCTTTCCATTGTTGCAGGCTCTTTTTGATTACCTTGCTTCTATCTTAAAGCAGTTTGTTGAAAAGGAAGAGGGTTATCAGCCGTCTCCCGGCACAAAGGCACTTGGCTTTACGTTTTCATTCCCCATGAAGCAGACCTCTGTTTCTTCAGGTGTGCTTGTGAAGTGGACAAAGGGTTTTGCAATTCATGACATGGTTAGTGTATGCTTGATTTCGGATGACAAGCTAAAATAATTTCAGCCACGTATATTTCATAGAGCACTCAGCATCCAATTCGTCTGGTCGCTTGGTGCTCTTAATTTGTTCCATTTGAATGTTCTCTACGTTATATAATTCACCAAGCAAGATAAGAATGTTGTACACTTGCTagaattattttcttttataaggaTGGAAAAACAATAGGTTGGACCAAATTCAGGTACAAATTTGAGGACGGTAGGGAGCCATCTTTCCCCAGGCTTCTTGACAATGGCAATTTCCGTTTCTGGCTTATAGGGTTAACCATCCACGGAACCTCTTGTGCACATTAACTATCCTTCTCATATGATTACCTTGATTCGTCTGGAGTACTTGTTATGCTACTGAGCTAtccagaaatttttgtttttgatggGGTAATTTTATCTAAGCCTGACTTGTGTTTTTTCCTGAAATAATTTTAATGACTTGAAGTTGGAAAGTGCAAGAAAGTCACTTTTTAGTGCTGGAGCCAGCTCCTCCATGAGTATTCGTTAGGTTGTGTCATAATGGAACATGTAATATCTATATGGTTTGTCTATTATTCTATTGATCTCCTGGCTCATGTTCGTATCTCATAGTTTGGTAACTTCAAGCACTGAACTCAACTGATGAGATAGCTAATCATATCTACTATTTATACTTAGACCAGCCTACCGGTTTATTACTTTATTTCAAACATGTTACATGAGGGCATATTCCATCTTCCTGCAAGTTGATATGTTTCTGCATTGTGTCTACTTTGTATTTGACTGTTTTCTCCAATAGTGATTAACATCGTGAACAGATTTTAACCACAATCTGGGCTTGTCTATGAACACTCAAAGCAATCTAcccatgttttcttcttctttttgttcatgaaaaacattatatttttgCACTGtcttatatgatatgatttaGTTTCCAAAAGACGAAACAATCCTTGGCTTGCTTGGGGCATTGAGttttattttctattatatgattgttattgtttttattgttgttgtggTGGTGAGGTGTGTGTTTTTCTTGAGCAGTTTatctatatattttaatttcctATTCACTAAAGTGCTTTcagatgcttttttttttttgtaaattatttgtCTTTTCCTGAGAAGCTGTTGCTGCAATAAAGTTATCTTCTGTGCAGCCTCAGGATGGTGCTGCCTTTAGGATAATTTTTTTCAGCAATTTTAGGGTTTGGACatgatttaataaaaaaaaattgtcactGTTCTGCATACCTAATGTTGAAAGGGATTGTTCTAACGAAATGCATATAATGATGTCTCATTATTTTACACTGTAATGCTATTGTGTGTCTTTCAGTTAATGGGGTTCTGTTTCTCTTGACTTCCTTTCCTGGGCCCAAACGTACATCAATTTGTCTTGTGTATCAGTacagttcttttttttgtggGAACATGTACATTGTGTTTGTAACTTTGCATGGTACTTTTTGACTCATTTAACCAAGTTAATTGCGAAATAGGACTTATAGCCTTTTTTTTGGCTATTGATTTGGGATGGTAGGATTTAAACCTATCGGTAGCAAGAGAAGAACCCTTTACAGCTTTACTTAGTGCTTGGCCACACTCCATTTATGCTTTTATTCCACACAAAGATGTTAAAACGTGTATAAGGTTTGGGTCATGACGTCTGgatctggattcagattcagatgtgtctggatctggattcagattcagattcagatgtcaTATTAGGTGTTTCCTTTTTAATGTTATGTTTTCTCATTAATGGCATGGCTGtaatattctttgtttttaataGGACTTAGTCCATGGtgtaaaagattgattttatAATATGATCTTAGGGTTCATCGGACAGTTACTGCTGCTGCCGTCCCTATCCTTTGAcacttttcttctctttatttcttgtttttctgtgcATAAGTTTTTGGTGGATGACACAAGAATCTGATATTACAAAATCTTAGATGGTATTAGAGCCAGGTTGCAGGGTGTTTACCAGAGTATGCTCAAAGAGATCTAAGTTGTCTTTTTACTCAAGAAATCCCTCTTTTTCTGACGATTATCTGATCTGTCATCTTCCCTGTCTTCTTATTTCTATTCTTTGTGATCtctcatcattcttttcttcctGTTACTGTTTCTTTTGATATTCCTTTTGATCTATGCTCTTATTGATGCTGTATAGTCCTCTCTTTAGTCTGTATTCTCTTCTCTCTGCAAGTGTTTGAGATCTGCCCATAAGCCTGACCATTCTCAGTAGGCCAACGTCCCTTTTGCCTAGTCAGTTCCTTATAAATTAGTAACAACAGTATTATACCACTCTTTATCATCACTGGCTGATGATTTCATTCTTCTATCTACTTTATAGTTCTCTATTCTCCTCCATATTTGGCATCCAATTTTGTCCATCTGTCAGCCTTGCGTAGGTTACAAAAACAGGTTACCATCTTTTGCGCTTTTCTAGCAGGCCTCTCACGCCACCACCCCcacccaccaaaaaaaaaagggtgcaGGTTCACAGAAAGCCCTCTTCTCTTTGCCCCCACTTCTAGCAGGTTTATCCccttcagcaaaaaaaaaaaaaaaaagcttttgcTTTTTGCTTATATTAGCTTACCTTGTTTGAAGGGGGTTGATAGGGGCTCATACTGTTTTAATGCTGATTAGAGGTCTCCTTCATATTagtctttctttcttatttgttttttaatttttctactcttgtttttgttcttccCTTGTCAATGGATTCCTCTACGCATTTTGGTCTGTCAGCCAACTTCTTGAATCAACTAGTCACTGACAAGCTCACACATTCTAATTTCTTGACCTGTAAGAGACAAATCCTTCCATTTGTACGGAGTCAAGATCTCGATGAGCATCTTGATGGTTCCGCTCCTGCACCACCGAAGGTTATGTACATGAATCTAAGGATGAGAAAGGTGCCACATGTTCCAAGTTCACAAAAAATCCAGAATATACATCTTGGAGAAAACGTGACCAATCTTTGGTTGTGCCTACATCACTTCGGCACTATCTCAAGAAGTATTGGTTACTCTTTTAGATGATTACACTGCAGCAGAGCTATGGACTCATTTATCTCAGAATTATTCTAGGATATCAGAGGCACAAGTTCtatttttgaagaaagaatttcaaaatttgaagaagGGTTCGATGTCAGTCATGGAGTATATTGGTCACATGAAGGTCATCACTGATCAGTTGGCAGTCATTGGTAGTGCTATTTCAGATAAGGACAAAGTCCAACAGCTTATAAATGACTTAGGAACTGATTTTGACATGCTTACTA
Coding sequences:
- the LOC116264647 gene encoding hexokinase-3-like isoform X2 encodes the protein MGKVGLGVAAGCALVSCTLAAILVSRRLKSRARWNRAVSVLREFEDECSTSIGRLRQVVDAMAVEMHAGLASEGGSKLKMLLTFVDTLPSGHEKGIYYALDLGGTNFRVLRVQLSGKRQRIIDHHVEKQAIPPHIMTGTSEALFDYLASILKQFVEKEEGYQPSPGTKALGFTFSFPMKQTSVSSGVLVKWTKGFAIHDMDGKDVAGCLQEAMARVGLDMTVVALVNDTVGTLALGHYHDDDTVAAIIIGTGTNACYVERTDAITKCQGLLSNSGSMVVNVEWGNFWSSHLPRTSYDKALDDESPNPAEQGFEKMISGMYLGDIVRRVILRMAQDSDLFAGVDSRLNMAFSLRTPLMSAMHEDDSPDLREVARIMKECLG